The nucleotide sequence AAGGACTGGGCGACGAGGTTGATCGCCTCGGTGGCCGAGCGGGTGAAGATGATCTCTTGGACGCGACCGGCATTGAGGAAGCGCCGGACGCTTTCGCGGCCGCCCTCATAGGCCTCGGTGGCGCGGTTGGCGAGCGTGTGCAAGCCACGGTGAACATTGGCGTATTCGTGCCGGAAGGCATAATCCATCCGGTCGAGGACCTGGACCGGCTTCTGTGCCGAGGCGCCGCTGTCGAGATAGACCAGGCGGTGGCCATGGATCTGCTCGGACAGGATCGGGAAGTCGGCGCGGACTTTATTGAGGTCGAAGGTCATCTACGTCTGGTCCTCGTGGAGGAGCCCCCCACCCTTGATCCCTCCCCACGAGGGGGAGGGAGACGATGTGGCACTTTTAGCGCCACACTGGACATTTCTCGCTTCACAATTCTCCCGAGGGGAGAGTTTCAGCTCAGTTGCCGGCCAGCAGCCAGCCGTCGACGACGCCGTTAAGGGCTTCGCCCAAGCCTTCATCTTCAACAGGATCAAGCACTTCGGCGATGAAGCCGCGGACCAGCATGGTCTCGGCCTCGGCCTTCGGGATACCGCGGCTGACGAGGTAGAAGAGGCTATCTTCATCGATCTTGCCGCAGGTCGAGCCATGGCCGCAGACGACGTCGTCGGCGTAGATTTCCAGCTCCGGCTTGGAGAGGATCTGCGCTTCGTCGGAGAGCATCAGGCCCTGATGCATGAACTTCGCATCGGTCTTCTGGGCATCGCGGGCGACGACAAGCTTGCCCTGGACGACGGCGGTGCCACGGCCACGGGTGATGGACTTGAACAGCGGCTGCGACGTGGTGTGCGCCACGGCGTGCAGCGTTTCCATCGTGATATCAGCGTGTTGTTCGCCAGTGACGAGGTTGAGACCGGTGACGTCGGCGTGAGCCCCTGCCCCGTTCATGATCGGATAGATGTTGGTCCGGCTGAGCTTGGAGCCAACGTGGATGATCAGGGTCCGCAACTGGGCGCCGTCAGCGAGACGATACTCGTTGGTGGCAAAGTGCGTGGTTTCAGAAGCACTTAGGTTGACGGTTATGTGCGTCACCCTAGCGTTCTTGCCGAGGGCCACATAGGTTCCGTGGTTGCCGACATGGGCGGCGTCGGAGCCCGAAAAGGTCTCGAGGATGACAGCCGAAGCCTCATCGGCGACGAAAATCTTCAGCGCGTCAGAGACATGAGCGGCCACGCCCTCGATGCGCCGATCGATCTGGATGACCGGATCGACACTGCCCTCAAGTGTTAGCGTCAGGGCTTCTTTTGCTAGCGCATTGCTAACGTTGACGATGACATCGTCGCGGTTGGTGAGAACACCGCCATGGGTCTTGCCGACGATGACGCCGGCCGGAGCCGTCGCTGCCGTCTGAACGACGCCATTGGCGATCATCAGCTGATAAGCACCGGCGACGCGCAGCGCCGGAGCGCTGGCCTCATTGGCGGGATTTGCCAGGCGCGGCATGGCCCGCAGCAGGGTTTTCAGGTCGGTATAGTGATAGTTCTCGACGCGGCGGGTCGGCAGACCGGCAACGGTGATCCGCTCGGCGACCTGATCGGCACCGAGGGACTTCAGCTGTTCGATCAGGGTGTTTTCAACCGGACCGAGGCGGACGGGGAAACGGGCGCTCATGCTCAAGCCGCCTGACCGTCGAAGTCAGCGTAACCCTTGGCTTCGAGCTGGAGGGCCAGATCCTTGTCGCCGCTCTCGACGATACGGCCGTCCGAGAACACATGCACCACATCCGGGACGATATGGTTCAGCAGGCGCTGGTAGTGGGTGATGACGAGCATGGAACGCTGACCGTCGCGCAGGGAGTTCACGCCCTGGGAAACGACCTGCAGCGCATCGATGTCGAGACCGCTGTCGGTTTCGTCGAGCACGGCGAGGGAGGGCTTGAGCAGTGCCATCTGCATGATCTCGGCGCGCTTCTTCTCGCCGCCGGAGAAACCGACGTTGAGCGGACGCTTGAGCATGGCACTGTCAACGTTGAGCGCCGCGCCGGCTTCCTTGACCAGACGCATGAACTCAGGGGTGGTCAGCTCGGCTTCGTCGCGGGCCTTGCGCTGGGCATTCATGGCCGCCTTGAGGAAGGTCATGGTGGCTACGCCCGGGATCTCGATCGGGTACTGGAAGGCGAGGAAGAGGCCCGCGGCAGCGCGCTCGGCCGGTTCCATCTCGAGGATGTTCTCGCCGTTGAGCAGGATTTCGCCCTCGGTGACCTCATAGTCTTCCTTGCCGGCAAGGACATAGCTCAGCGTCGACTTGCCCGAACCGTTGCGGCCCATGATGGCGTGGACCTGGCCGGGCGGGATGATGAGGTTCACACCCTTGAGGATTTCACGCTCTTCGATGCGGGCGTGCAGGTTGCGAATTTCAAGAACGGGAGTGGTCATTTCTAACTCCGGATTTGGCTGCCGTCTCGGCGCCAGTGTCTTTAACAAAGGCCCCTCGCCGCCCCTTCGGGGCAACCTCTCCCCCGAAGGGAGAGGTGGGAGTGAGCCGCGATTTTTGTGGTTAGCCGACGCTGCCTTCGAGGCTGATCGAGATCAGCTTCTGGGTTTCGACCATGAATTCCATCGGCAGGTGCTGGAGCACGTCGCGGACGAAGCCGTTGACGATGAGGGCAACTGCCTCTTCTTCGTCGAGACCGCGCTGCATGCAGTAGAACATCTGGTCGTCGGAAATCTTGGAGGTGGTGGCTTCGTGCTCGAACACGGCCGTGCCGTTGCGGCTCTCGATATAGGGAACCGTGTGGGCGCCGCACTTGTCGCCGATGAGCAGCGAGTCGCACTGGGTGAAGTTGCGGGCGTTCTTGGCCTTGGCGTGGGCAGAAACCTGGCCACGGTAGGTGTTGTCCGAGAAGCCGGCAGCGATGCCCTTGGAGATGATGCGGCTGGACGTGTTCTTGCCCAGATGGATCATCTTGGTGCCGCTATCGACCTGCTGATAGCCGTTCGAGATGGCGATGGAGTAGAACTCGCCACGCGAACCATCGCCGCGCAGGATGCAGCTCGGGTATTTCCAGGTGATGGCGGAGCCGGTCTCAACCTGGGTCCATGAGATGTGCGAATTGACGCCACGGCAATCGCCACGCTTGGTGACGAAATTGTAGATGCCGCCCTTGCCATCCTTGTCGCCGGGGTACCAGTTCTGGACGGTGGAGTATTTGATCTCGGCATTGTCGAGGGCGACGAGCTCGACGACGGCAGCATGGAGCTGGTTTTCGTCGCGCATCGGCGCGGTGCAGCCTTCGAGATAGGACACGTAGCTGTCGTCATCGGCGATGATCAGCGTGCGCTCGAACTGGCCGGTGTTCTTCTCGTTGATGCGGAAATAGGTCGACAGCTCCATCGGGCAGCGCACGCCCTTGGGGATGTAGACGAAGGAACCATCGGTGAAGACAGCCGAATTCAGTGTCGCGTAGTAGTTATCGGTGACCGGAACGACCGAGCCGATGTACTGCTTGACCAGCTCGGGGTACTCTCGCACCGCCTCAGAGATGGAGCAGAAGATGATGCCATGCTTGGCCAGCTCTTCGCGGAAGGTGGTGACCACGGAGACGGAGTCAAAGACCGCGTCGACAGCGACACCGGCGCCGAACGGCGTACCGACGCTCTCGGCCGCACCCTGGACACCGGCGAGGATCGCCTGTTCCTTGAGCGGAATGCCCAGCTTGGCATAGGTCGCCAGCAGTTCGGGATCAACTTCATCGAGGCTTTTTGGGCCGTTGAAGTTCTTCGGGGCCGAGTAGTAGCTGATCGCCTGGAAGTCGATCTTGGGATAGTGGACCTTGGCCCAAACCGGCTCTTCCATGGTCTGCCAGCGGCGGAACGCCTCAAGGCGCCACTCGAGCATCCACTCGGGCTCTTCCTTCTTGGCAGAGATCAGGCGGACCGTCTCCTCGCTCAGTCCAACCGGGAACGTATCGGCTTCGATGTCGGTCTCGAAGCCGTATTTATACTTGTCGACGTCGAGCGCCAGAACCTGCTCGACCGTCTCCCGGTCAATTTCTTCCTTGAGCGTCGGAATATCGTAATCCGCCATCAGGCTTCTCCTTCTTGCCCCTCGGCGGGTCAAGGCCGCCGTGGACGATACATGTATGGGCGACCGTCAGGCCGCCTGGCCGGACCGCTTTTGGCGGGCCAGAATGGTTTCAAGTGCGGAAAGGAACGCTGTCGCATCCTCTTCCGTGGAATTCCAGCCGAAGCTGACACGCAGAGCACATTCGGCGAGCTCCGGCGCAACGCCCATAGCAAGCAGAACGTGGCTGACGCTCACCTTGCCGGACGAACAGGCAGAGCCGGACGAGACCGACAGACCCTGCAGATCGAGCGCCATCATGGCCGTGGCACTCTTGAGGCCCGGGATGGCAAAGTTGACCACGCTGCCGACCCGTTCGGCTTCCGCGCCAAAGATGACAACGTCGGGCGCGAGAGTTTTAAGACCGGCTTCGAGTGTGTCGACGAGACCCTGAAGACGGGTCCAGTCGTCATTGCCCGCAGCCTCTGCTGCGGCGCCGAAGGCTGCAATCAGCGCAAAGGCCTCGGTGCCGCCACGGCGACCCTGTTCCTGACCGCCACCAGGGATGAGACGCACAGTGTCGGCATGGCCCTTAACAAGCAGCGCACCAATGCCCGAAGGCGCACCGATTTTGTGGCCACTAATGGCCATCATATCGGGTGCCGAGGCCGCAAAATCCAGAGGCAGCTTGCCAAAGGCCTGGACGGCATCGACCAGAAGCGTGTGGCGCGTGGGTCCGACCATGGCGCTGATACGGCCGATCGGCTGAACAACACCGGTCTCGTTATTGACCCAGTGCACACAGACGAGAAGATTTCCCTCGGCTTCCGCCAATATCTTCGCCAATTGATCGAGATCAATGCGGCCGTCTGGCAAAAGACCGATGGAGATGACAGGCAAGCCCGTCGCGTTGGCCGCTTGGGGGGCGGCGATATGATCGCCAGCGCTGACAGCGATGGTGCTTGCCGCAAACATCTTTGCCCCGCCGACAATGGCCTGGGTGATGGCCTCGGTCGCCGAGCCGGTGAATACCACCTGGCGCGGTTCGGCGCCGGCGAGCCCTGCCACCTGACGACGGCCGGTCTCGATGGTGTCACGCAGGGCGCGGCCGTGGGCATGGACAGATGACGGATTGCCCGTGAGATCAAGCGCGGCAAGCAGCGCCGTGCGCGCTTCTGGACGAAGCGGCGAGGCTGCATTGTGATCGAGATAGACGTTCTGTCTCGCCATTGCGCTTAACCGGACCCCATTGCCCAACATACCTGCCATGCTCCCAATGGGACGCTCCCGCGCACCTGGGACCAAACAATCCTTGAATTATGCCGCCCAATTTCATTACAAGGGGCGCTCACATGGCCGTTGCACGGCCAAAACCGAGTTTCGAACAATTCTAAACTGGTTTTCCGACCCATGTTTTAGGGAGAGGCCCGCGCTTAGTCAAGCGGCGCGCTGCCCTTAAACTGACTGGAAAACTCCGTTTAATACACAGCCAAAAAGGCCGGAAAACAAACCCATGCCTGAAGTCATCTTCAATGGCCCCGAAGGCCGCCTCGAGGGCCGCTACCAGCCGGGCAAGGAGCCGAACGCACCGATCGCCATCGTTCTTCATCCGCATCCGCAGTTCGGCGGGACGATGAATAACCAGATCGTCTATAACCTCTTCTATATGTTCGCAGAACGCGGCTTTTCCGTGTTGCGCTTCAACTCGCGCGGCGTCGGCCGCAGCCAGGGTGCATTCGATCACGGCATCGGCGAACTCAGCGATGCGGCGGCCGCGCTCGACTGGCTGCAGATCATCAACCGCGAGTCGCGCGGGTGCTGGATCGCCGGTTTTTCCTTCGGCGCCTGGATCGGCATGCAGCTTTTGATGCGCCGTCCGGAAGTGGAGGGGTTCATCTCGGTGTCCCCGCCGGAGAATCTCTACGACTTCTCGTTCCTCGCCCCCTGCCCGTCCTCGGGCCTGATCATTCACGGCGATAAGGACCGCGTGGCACCGCCGACGTCCGTCCAGAAGCTCGTGGACAAGCTCAAGACGCAGAAGGGCATCACCATCGAGCAGCAGATCGTGGAAGGCGCCAACCACTTCTACGAAGGCAAGGTGGACGAACTGACCACGGCCTGTGCCGAATATCTCGACCGTCGCCGTCAGGAGATCGCGGACGGCGGCGGGCGCTAAATCTGAGCGCAAAGGAGGCGATCGCCTCACCACGGCGTGCCTTACCCGGGCACGCCGCTTACTATTCCCGGACGCCGGTGGCAGAGACCCCGGCGGCACTTGGATCGCAAAATGAGCAAGTTCAAATCCGATTTCCTGCGCACCCTTGATGAGCGCGGCTTTATCCACCAGATGTCCGACCCTGATGGGCTCGACAATCTCTTCGCCACCGAACAGGTGACCGCCTATATCGGCTTTGATCCGACGGCGTCGTCCCTGCATGTGGGGAGCCTGATCCAGATCATGATGCTGCACTGGCTGGAGAAGACCGGCCATCGCGCCGTGGCCCTGATGGGCGGCGGCACCGGCATGGTGGGCGATCCGTCCTTCAAGGACGAGGCGCGCAAGCTGATGGGCACGGACATGATCCAGTCCAACATCAACGGTATCAAGCAGGTGTTCTCGAGCTATCTCGATTTCGCCGGCGAGAAGTCGCTGATGGTGAACAATGCCGAGTGGCTGCTGCCGCTCAACTACCTCGAATTCCTGCGTGACGTTGGCCAGCACTTTTCGGTCAACCGCATGCTGAGCTTTGACTCGGTCAAGCAGCGGCTCGATCGCGAGCAGTCGCTCAGCTTCCTCGAATTCAACTACATGATCCTGCAGGCCTACGACTTCGTGGAGCTCAACCAGCGCTACAATGTGCGCCTGCAGATGGGCGGTTCGGACCAGTGGGGCAATATCATCAATGGTATCGACCTCGGGCACCGCATGGGCACGCCGCAGCTTTATGCGCTGACCTCGCCGCTGTTGACGACCGCGTCGGGCCAGAAGATGGGCAAGTCGATGAACGGCGCCATCTGGCTCAACCCGGACATGCTGTCGGCCTATGATTTCTGGCAGTACTGGCGCAATACCGAGGACGCCGACGTGGAGCGCTTCCTCAAGCTCTACACGACGCTGCCGCTCGACGAGATCGCACGCATCGTGGCCGGCGATATCAACGAAGCCAAGAAACGCCTCGCGACCGAAGTCACCGCCATGCTGCGCGGCCAGGCTGCGGCCGATGAAGCCGCCGAAACGGCTCGCGCCACCTTCGAGACCGGCAAGCTCGATCTGTCGCTGCCGACGGCAGAGGTGACACATGCCGAGCTGAGCTCCGGCATCGGCATTCTCAGTGCACTGGTGAAGGCTGGTCTCGCGACCTCCAACGGCGAAGCCCGCCGGCATGTCTCTTCGGGTGCGGTGAAGGTCAACGACGCCAGCATCGATGATGAGAAGCTGGTGATCGGCGACAACGCCCTGCTCGACGAAGGCGTGATCAAGCTCTCGGTCGGCAAGAAGCGTCACGCGCTGATCAAACCGGTGTAAGAGCTCTCACATTTTGAATCTGAAAAGGCGCCCAAGTGATTGTGGCGCCTTTTTTTATTCGGCCGGAGGAAGTTCGCGGGCGCGAAACTCGAAGAGCTCGCGGAAGGCGCCTGGCAGCAGGATCGACAGCGGATTGATGGCGAACTGCGGATTGTCCAGCGGGCCACGGATGGCGAAGGTGACGCCGACAAGGCCCTCGCCGTCACGGCCGCCGAGGAGCGGGCCGAGCAGCGGGATTTTCTGGAAGGCGTTGTTGAGCCCGAACAGCGGCACATAGGTGCCGTTGAGATCATACTGCCGGCGGTCGGTGTAGATGAAGCCGCGCGCCGTGCCGCCGACCGTGTCGCCGGTCAACATGCCATTGGTGACCTCGACGCGATCCTTGCGGCGGACGAAATCGACCTGGGCTGCGTCGAAATCAAGACGGTTGCGGGCGGCAATGGCGGCGCGGGAATCGGAGTGATTGCCGAGGATCTGGGCGACATTGGCCTCATCGACGATAGCGAAATTTCGCAGCAGGAGACGGCCGGCCTCGGCGTCGGCGTCGCGATCGGTGGTGAGGACGAGACTGCCGCTACCCCCGGCCAATTGGGAATAGATGCCGAGGAAGCGCAGGATGGTGCCGGCGTCGTTGAAGGCGACGCTGAGGGAACGGCCGCGCGGAGCTGGATTGGTGGTGATCGAGAGGGCATTGCCCTCGCCGAACTGGGTGGAGACGGTTGCCCGCCGCATGTCGCTGCCGCGCAGCAGCAGGTCGACGTTCACGTTGAACGCTGTCGTGGCATAGTAGCCGACGGCGCGGTCGAGCCGGACGTCGAGCGCCAGGGTCTGGTTGATCTGGGTGGTCTGGACGCCGCCACTGCCCTGGTTGAGATCAAAGAACTGCTGGACCACGGGTTTGAGGTCGAGCTGTTTGCCACGGATGCGGACCGCATAGCCGCCGTCCATAGGCGAAACCGCCACCTGGGCACTGTCCCCCTGGCTGAGGGCGAACGTGTCGAAGCTGGCCGCCACAAGGCCCTTGGTGGCGTGGAACTCAATGCCGCCCTTGAGACGCACGGTGCCGAAGCCAAGATCGATCTCTTCGAGATGAGTGGTCTCGCCGTCGGGCCGGACGGTTGCGGTCAACGTGCCGGGCGTGCCGGCGGCCTTGGTGATGCCGATATCCTTGATGGTGAGGCCGGCGTCTGCCAGGTCGACGACCATCTTGAGGGCACCGTCAGCCTGGGGCTCGGCGCTGAACTTCACGCGGCCGGTGAGGAAGGGCGAGGCATCAAAGCCCATGGCCTTGAGGTCGCTTACCGCCACGGAAGAGGAGATCTTGAGATTTGGCGCGGTTTCGGGCGTACCGGCAACCGAGATATCGGCCACCATGCCGTCGATATTGGCGGTGCCACCGACAACGTAATTGTCCTGGGTCGCGGAGAAGCTGAGTTGGCCATCGCCAATGCGGCGATCCTGGATCGGCTCGCTGCTGGC is from Devosia sp. SD17-2 and encodes:
- the sufD gene encoding Fe-S cluster assembly protein SufD, translating into MSARFPVRLGPVENTLIEQLKSLGADQVAERITVAGLPTRRVENYHYTDLKTLLRAMPRLANPANEASAPALRVAGAYQLMIANGVVQTAATAPAGVIVGKTHGGVLTNRDDVIVNVSNALAKEALTLTLEGSVDPVIQIDRRIEGVAAHVSDALKIFVADEASAVILETFSGSDAAHVGNHGTYVALGKNARVTHITVNLSASETTHFATNEYRLADGAQLRTLIIHVGSKLSRTNIYPIMNGAGAHADVTGLNLVTGEQHADITMETLHAVAHTTSQPLFKSITRGRGTAVVQGKLVVARDAQKTDAKFMHQGLMLSDEAQILSKPELEIYADDVVCGHGSTCGKIDEDSLFYLVSRGIPKAEAETMLVRGFIAEVLDPVEDEGLGEALNGVVDGWLLAGN
- the sufB gene encoding Fe-S cluster assembly protein SufB, with protein sequence MADYDIPTLKEEIDRETVEQVLALDVDKYKYGFETDIEADTFPVGLSEETVRLISAKKEEPEWMLEWRLEAFRRWQTMEEPVWAKVHYPKIDFQAISYYSAPKNFNGPKSLDEVDPELLATYAKLGIPLKEQAILAGVQGAAESVGTPFGAGVAVDAVFDSVSVVTTFREELAKHGIIFCSISEAVREYPELVKQYIGSVVPVTDNYYATLNSAVFTDGSFVYIPKGVRCPMELSTYFRINEKNTGQFERTLIIADDDSYVSYLEGCTAPMRDENQLHAAVVELVALDNAEIKYSTVQNWYPGDKDGKGGIYNFVTKRGDCRGVNSHISWTQVETGSAITWKYPSCILRGDGSRGEFYSIAISNGYQQVDSGTKMIHLGKNTSSRIISKGIAAGFSDNTYRGQVSAHAKAKNARNFTQCDSLLIGDKCGAHTVPYIESRNGTAVFEHEATTSKISDDQMFYCMQRGLDEEEAVALIVNGFVRDVLQHLPMEFMVETQKLISISLEGSVG
- a CDS encoding aminotransferase class V-fold PLP-dependent enzyme, producing MARQNVYLDHNAASPLRPEARTALLAALDLTGNPSSVHAHGRALRDTIETGRRQVAGLAGAEPRQVVFTGSATEAITQAIVGGAKMFAASTIAVSAGDHIAAPQAANATGLPVISIGLLPDGRIDLDQLAKILAEAEGNLLVCVHWVNNETGVVQPIGRISAMVGPTRHTLLVDAVQAFGKLPLDFAASAPDMMAISGHKIGAPSGIGALLVKGHADTVRLIPGGGQEQGRRGGTEAFALIAAFGAAAEAAGNDDWTRLQGLVDTLEAGLKTLAPDVVIFGAEAERVGSVVNFAIPGLKSATAMMALDLQGLSVSSGSACSSGKVSVSHVLLAMGVAPELAECALRVSFGWNSTEEDATAFLSALETILARQKRSGQAA
- the tyrS gene encoding tyrosine--tRNA ligase; the encoded protein is MSKFKSDFLRTLDERGFIHQMSDPDGLDNLFATEQVTAYIGFDPTASSLHVGSLIQIMMLHWLEKTGHRAVALMGGGTGMVGDPSFKDEARKLMGTDMIQSNINGIKQVFSSYLDFAGEKSLMVNNAEWLLPLNYLEFLRDVGQHFSVNRMLSFDSVKQRLDREQSLSFLEFNYMILQAYDFVELNQRYNVRLQMGGSDQWGNIINGIDLGHRMGTPQLYALTSPLLTTASGQKMGKSMNGAIWLNPDMLSAYDFWQYWRNTEDADVERFLKLYTTLPLDEIARIVAGDINEAKKRLATEVTAMLRGQAAADEAAETARATFETGKLDLSLPTAEVTHAELSSGIGILSALVKAGLATSNGEARRHVSSGAVKVNDASIDDEKLVIGDNALLDEGVIKLSVGKKRHALIKPV
- the sufC gene encoding Fe-S cluster assembly ATPase SufC, with product MTTPVLEIRNLHARIEEREILKGVNLIIPPGQVHAIMGRNGSGKSTLSYVLAGKEDYEVTEGEILLNGENILEMEPAERAAAGLFLAFQYPIEIPGVATMTFLKAAMNAQRKARDEAELTTPEFMRLVKEAGAALNVDSAMLKRPLNVGFSGGEKKRAEIMQMALLKPSLAVLDETDSGLDIDALQVVSQGVNSLRDGQRSMLVITHYQRLLNHIVPDVVHVFSDGRIVESGDKDLALQLEAKGYADFDGQAA
- a CDS encoding alpha/beta hydrolase: MPEVIFNGPEGRLEGRYQPGKEPNAPIAIVLHPHPQFGGTMNNQIVYNLFYMFAERGFSVLRFNSRGVGRSQGAFDHGIGELSDAAAALDWLQIINRESRGCWIAGFSFGAWIGMQLLMRRPEVEGFISVSPPENLYDFSFLAPCPSSGLIIHGDKDRVAPPTSVQKLVDKLKTQKGITIEQQIVEGANHFYEGKVDELTTACAEYLDRRRQEIADGGGR